One segment of Candidatus Eremiobacteraceae bacterium DNA contains the following:
- a CDS encoding FmdB family zinc ribbon protein: MPTYDYRCKQCGTTHEIAHGFNDPRPTTCPACGGQLARVFHPVGVVFKGSGFHKTDYAGTGAKKDAAEPAAPKADSAKSDGAKTEGSASSAPAAPKSEKPPAATPPPGKSDSKPSGSS; encoded by the coding sequence ATGCCGACGTATGATTACCGCTGCAAACAGTGCGGCACCACCCATGAGATCGCTCACGGCTTCAACGACCCCCGGCCGACCACGTGTCCGGCGTGCGGGGGTCAGCTAGCGCGCGTCTTCCATCCGGTGGGCGTCGTGTTCAAGGGCTCAGGCTTCCATAAGACCGATTACGCCGGCACGGGCGCCAAGAAGGACGCGGCTGAACCGGCCGCGCCCAAGGCCGACAGCGCCAAATCGGATGGTGCCAAGACGGAAGGCTCGGCTTCGTCCGCACCGGCTGCGCCGAAGAGCGAGAAGCCGCCGGCCGCGACCCCGCCGCCCGGCAAGTCGGATTCCAAACCGTCCGGATCGAGTTGA
- a CDS encoding SRPBCC family protein: MKAVCSECIDIALPVGRVFEFVSDLARWPLWLSFVVCAQSPDEQEVEICMQRGKRRWRETFDVIRYVPNAFFWLEGALSAARRIEFRFEQRRTGTRLHCSIGYPVYGGGLGVARDALFERRRVARDLERSLLGLKTTLEDAHRVDEAEEGIVMGSANQPLPA; this comes from the coding sequence ATGAAAGCCGTTTGCAGCGAATGCATCGACATCGCTCTGCCGGTCGGCCGGGTGTTCGAGTTCGTATCGGACCTGGCGCGCTGGCCGCTGTGGCTGAGCTTCGTCGTGTGCGCCCAAAGCCCGGACGAGCAGGAGGTCGAGATCTGCATGCAGCGCGGCAAGCGCCGCTGGCGCGAGACTTTCGACGTGATCCGCTACGTGCCCAACGCGTTCTTCTGGCTCGAGGGCGCGCTGTCGGCGGCGCGGCGTATCGAGTTCCGCTTCGAACAGCGCCGCACGGGCACGCGGCTGCATTGCTCGATCGGCTATCCGGTCTATGGCGGCGGCTTAGGAGTCGCGCGCGATGCGTTGTTCGAGCGCCGCAGGGTCGCGCGCGATCTCGAGCGCTCGCTGCTGGGTCTGAAGACCACGCTTGAAGACGCCCATCGCGTCGACGAGGCTGAAGAAGGTATCGTTATGGGGAGCGCAAATCAACCGCTTCCTGCCTGA
- a CDS encoding FtsQ-type POTRA domain-containing protein produces the protein MASVTAGQRRAAASRSALLRRVGLFALTLAAAALLSYGGMLLAADPRLALGDVVVSGARRTPAADVINAAALPSGRNVWLLNTGAAARAVETLPWIGSARVERGWPNLVTISVVERAPAARVRLDAGADMLVDQDGRVLGPASLDADQALPLLRVTPLPPDAGTAGAQLGGTSIGDALDAARQLAALGVHMTEIRSERVMGFSAITSAGLRVVFGDLDGLAGKVALFDAISKHIAQPQTVEYIDVRSTAAPTVQYRR, from the coding sequence TTGGCTAGCGTCACTGCCGGCCAACGGCGCGCGGCTGCGTCGCGCAGCGCACTCCTGCGCCGCGTCGGCCTGTTCGCCCTTACGCTGGCGGCGGCGGCCCTGCTGTCGTACGGGGGCATGCTGCTCGCCGCGGATCCGCGCCTGGCTTTGGGCGACGTCGTGGTGAGCGGTGCGCGTCGCACGCCCGCCGCTGATGTCATCAACGCCGCGGCATTGCCGAGCGGGCGCAACGTCTGGCTGCTCAACACCGGCGCGGCGGCCCGCGCCGTCGAAACGTTGCCGTGGATCGGCTCGGCTCGGGTCGAGCGCGGCTGGCCGAACCTGGTGACTATCTCGGTGGTGGAGCGAGCGCCCGCAGCTCGCGTGCGCTTGGACGCGGGCGCAGACATGCTGGTGGACCAGGACGGGAGAGTGCTCGGTCCTGCGTCGCTGGACGCGGACCAGGCGCTGCCGCTGCTACGCGTCACGCCGCTGCCGCCCGACGCGGGCACAGCGGGGGCGCAACTCGGCGGGACCTCGATCGGCGACGCGCTCGACGCCGCGCGACAGCTCGCCGCGCTTGGCGTCCACATGACGGAAATCCGCAGCGAGCGGGTCATGGGATTCAGCGCCATCACCAGCGCCGGTTTGCGCGTGGTATTCGGCGATCTCGATGGGCTCGCAGGTAAAGTCGCGCTGTTCGACGCGATCAGCAAGCACATCGCGCAGCCGCAAACGGTCGAGTACATCGACGTGCGCAGCACGGCAGCACCGACGGTGCAATATCGGCGATGA
- the aroA gene encoding 3-phosphoshikimate 1-carboxyvinyltransferase, with product MTSIQLRAPERLHGPLRVPGDKSISHRILIFAGAATGRTRVLGINRGEDVAATIRALRGLGVSVEDDGTALAVDGAGEFRDPAAPIDCGNSGTTMRVLAGLLAGRANAVLDGDESLRRRPMERVAVPLRAMGADVRSSPGGHAPLTLSRSDTRLHGITHELETASAQVKTAIMLAALRARGTTTISSPCQSRDHSELMLAEMGAALAIEGLRVRVQPSSLHALADYEVPGDVSSAAYFIAAATCVQGSRISVLGVGINPTRTAALDVMRDMGAHISIRGLRVMHGEPVADIEVSSAAPLRNVELDPARIPNLIDEIPLLCAVAATAQGAFVVRGAEELRGKESDRIASTVELLRAFGVAVTELPDGIAVRGGRPLRPPERIATGGDHRIGMTAAVLAAAAKAPIAIDDAVCIGTSFPGFEAAWHAAYAERG from the coding sequence GTGACATCCATACAGTTGCGCGCGCCGGAGCGTCTGCACGGACCCCTGCGCGTGCCGGGCGACAAGTCGATCTCGCACCGCATCCTGATATTCGCAGGCGCAGCGACCGGCAGGACGCGCGTGCTCGGCATCAACCGCGGCGAGGACGTGGCTGCGACGATTCGCGCCCTGCGCGGCCTCGGCGTGAGTGTCGAGGACGACGGCACGGCGCTCGCTGTGGATGGCGCCGGCGAATTCCGCGACCCGGCGGCTCCCATCGACTGTGGGAACTCGGGCACGACGATGCGCGTGCTTGCCGGGCTCTTGGCCGGGCGGGCCAACGCGGTGTTGGACGGCGACGAGAGCCTGCGCCGCAGGCCGATGGAGCGCGTCGCTGTGCCGCTGCGCGCGATGGGAGCGGACGTGCGCAGCTCGCCAGGCGGGCACGCACCGCTGACTCTCTCGCGCTCGGATACGCGCTTACACGGGATCACGCACGAGCTCGAGACCGCCTCGGCGCAGGTGAAGACGGCGATCATGCTCGCAGCGCTGCGGGCTCGCGGCACGACGACTATTTCCAGTCCGTGCCAGAGCCGCGACCACAGCGAGCTGATGCTCGCCGAGATGGGCGCCGCGCTCGCGATCGAGGGCCTGCGCGTGCGCGTGCAGCCGTCATCGCTGCATGCGCTCGCGGACTACGAGGTCCCGGGCGACGTCTCGTCAGCGGCCTACTTCATCGCCGCGGCCACTTGCGTGCAGGGCAGCCGCATCTCAGTACTCGGTGTGGGCATCAATCCGACGCGCACTGCTGCGCTCGACGTCATGCGCGACATGGGCGCGCACATCAGCATCCGCGGTTTGCGCGTCATGCACGGCGAACCGGTAGCCGACATCGAGGTGTCGTCGGCCGCGCCCCTGCGCAACGTCGAGCTCGATCCGGCGCGCATCCCGAACCTCATCGACGAGATCCCGCTGCTGTGCGCGGTGGCGGCTACCGCGCAGGGCGCGTTCGTCGTGCGTGGGGCGGAGGAGCTGCGCGGCAAGGAGTCCGACCGCATCGCGTCTACCGTCGAGCTGCTGCGCGCGTTCGGCGTCGCGGTGACCGAACTGCCCGATGGCATCGCTGTGCGCGGTGGGCGGCCGCTCCGCCCGCCCGAGCGGATCGCCACGGGCGGGGACCATCGCATCGGCATGACGGCCGCGGTGCTGGCAGCCGCCGCGAAAGCGCCGATCGCCATCGACGACGCCGTGTGCATCGGCACATCGTTTCCAGGATTTGAGGCGGCGTGGCACGCGGCGTATGCCGAACGTGGGTGA
- the ftsA gene encoding cell division protein FtsA, which yields MARSDIIAGLDIGTTKTAAVIASQNPQGAMDIIGFGVAPSLGLRKGVVTDLEETVKSIEAAVESAERMAGVSIASAYVGVTGEHVRSQNTHGIVAVGGDEHEVAPLDVKRVVDASTIINVGADRQIIHTLPREFAVDGQNGITDPVGMAGGRLEVDTHVVTAGASFVTNVLKCVHRAGIEPVGVIFEPLASGAAVLLPEERNAGVALLDIGGGTTDLAVYWGGGVYHTWTVPVGGNIVTNDIALGLKTSFQEAETIKHVYGTADLSLDLDQDTFEVKSLSGRTSRGASKHFLRQIIVARMTEIFKLVRANLAENCPPEVMLAELVLTGGGSQLGGLDALASDYFDLPARIGHPMHVGGLTETIKNPAYATAVGLVLFGAAGDGGGKPERTNGRGTWSRVATWVGQVFRL from the coding sequence TTGGCGCGTAGCGACATCATTGCCGGCCTCGACATCGGCACGACGAAAACGGCCGCGGTCATCGCCAGCCAGAACCCGCAGGGAGCGATGGATATCATCGGCTTCGGGGTCGCGCCATCGCTCGGGCTGCGCAAAGGCGTGGTGACGGATCTGGAAGAGACCGTGAAGTCGATCGAGGCCGCCGTCGAGAGCGCCGAACGCATGGCCGGCGTCAGCATCGCGTCTGCGTATGTGGGAGTCACCGGCGAACACGTGCGCTCGCAGAACACGCACGGCATCGTGGCCGTCGGCGGCGACGAGCACGAAGTGGCGCCGCTCGACGTCAAGCGCGTGGTGGACGCGAGCACGATCATCAATGTGGGCGCCGACCGGCAGATCATCCACACGTTGCCGCGCGAGTTCGCGGTCGACGGCCAGAACGGCATCACCGATCCGGTCGGCATGGCCGGCGGTCGGCTGGAAGTCGACACGCACGTCGTCACCGCGGGCGCATCGTTCGTCACCAACGTGCTCAAGTGCGTGCACCGCGCCGGCATCGAGCCTGTGGGCGTCATCTTCGAGCCGCTCGCATCGGGCGCTGCCGTGCTGTTGCCCGAAGAACGCAACGCGGGCGTGGCGCTGCTCGACATCGGCGGCGGCACGACAGACCTCGCGGTCTACTGGGGCGGCGGCGTCTATCACACGTGGACCGTGCCGGTGGGCGGCAACATCGTCACCAACGATATCGCGCTCGGCCTCAAGACGAGCTTCCAAGAAGCCGAGACGATCAAGCACGTCTACGGCACCGCCGATCTTTCGCTCGACCTCGATCAGGACACGTTTGAGGTGAAGTCGCTGTCAGGCCGCACGAGCCGCGGCGCCTCGAAACATTTCTTGCGCCAGATCATCGTGGCGCGCATGACCGAGATATTCAAGCTCGTGCGCGCGAATCTCGCCGAGAACTGCCCGCCCGAGGTCATGCTGGCCGAACTGGTGCTCACCGGCGGTGGTTCGCAGCTCGGCGGCTTGGATGCGCTCGCATCCGACTACTTCGATTTGCCGGCGCGCATCGGCCATCCGATGCATGTCGGCGGCCTCACGGAGACCATCAAGAACCCGGCGTATGCCACCGCAGTCGGGCTCGTGCTTTTCGGCGCCGCTGGAGACGGCGGGGGGAAACCGGAGCGCACGAATGGTCGCGGCACATGGTCGCGTGTCGCGACCTGGGTTGGCCAGGTCTTTCGGCTGTGA
- a CDS encoding Cof-type HAD-IIB family hydrolase: MKPPALIALDVDGTLIGPSLTVDECNRDAIVQITSRGATICLASGRMFAAARPFAADLGLPGPIIVLNGAAIYDATSGVRLTATPLQPATALRAYDDLKANGFHLQLYFGDDLYLDELDERARAYLELSRVEPIVVDDLRPLLDGSPPGDIGPMKVLAVDSPARVAAHIPKLAQIMGDAALVFKSQPNYLEVTDPEATKGHALSWLAKSMGLALDDLAAIGDSDNDVPMLQAAGHSFAVANASPAARAAAQRVVAAQDRCGVAEALQLLMNGQAVG; the protein is encoded by the coding sequence GTGAAACCGCCCGCGCTGATCGCGCTCGACGTCGACGGCACGCTCATCGGGCCATCTCTGACCGTCGACGAATGCAACCGCGACGCGATCGTGCAGATCACCTCGCGCGGCGCCACGATCTGTCTGGCGAGCGGGCGCATGTTCGCGGCGGCTCGGCCGTTCGCCGCAGACTTGGGCCTGCCGGGACCGATCATCGTTCTCAATGGTGCGGCGATCTACGACGCGACCAGCGGCGTCAGGCTGACCGCGACGCCGCTGCAGCCGGCGACGGCACTGCGCGCGTACGACGACCTCAAAGCCAACGGCTTCCACCTGCAGCTGTACTTCGGCGACGATCTGTACCTCGACGAGCTTGACGAGCGCGCGCGCGCCTATCTGGAACTGTCGCGCGTCGAGCCGATCGTGGTGGATGACCTGCGTCCGCTGCTCGACGGCTCGCCGCCCGGCGACATCGGCCCGATGAAGGTGCTCGCCGTCGACTCGCCCGCGCGCGTCGCCGCGCATATCCCGAAGCTCGCGCAGATCATGGGCGACGCGGCCCTGGTCTTCAAGAGCCAACCAAACTATCTGGAAGTGACGGATCCGGAGGCGACCAAGGGACACGCGTTGAGCTGGCTTGCCAAGTCGATGGGTCTGGCGTTGGATGACCTTGCGGCGATCGGCGATTCGGACAACGACGTGCCGATGCTGCAAGCCGCGGGCCATTCGTTTGCCGTCGCCAACGCCAGTCCGGCGGCGCGCGCCGCGGCGCAGCGCGTCGTAGCCGCCCAAGACCGGTGCGGCGTCGCCGAAGCATTGCAGCTTCTCATGAACGGACAGGCCGTTGGCTAG
- a CDS encoding NUDIX domain-containing protein: MLRTRVAALCLQDGCVLLAKHVRGSHVAFLLPGGGVEPGETAPAALARELAEEAGAAADIGAFRYVVETRAPSGARHVIQLVFEAALRGPLGASLDPRVAACVWHPIADLRRLAIYPDAGEQIADDLTTGFHGCRYIGAPWRP; the protein is encoded by the coding sequence ATGCTGCGGACCCGCGTCGCTGCGCTGTGCCTCCAAGACGGCTGCGTACTGCTCGCCAAACACGTGCGCGGGAGTCACGTCGCGTTTCTGCTGCCGGGCGGCGGCGTCGAACCCGGCGAGACCGCCCCTGCGGCGCTGGCGCGAGAGTTGGCCGAAGAGGCGGGAGCAGCGGCCGACATCGGCGCCTTTCGCTACGTTGTGGAAACGCGCGCGCCGTCGGGTGCACGCCACGTCATCCAGCTCGTCTTCGAGGCGGCCTTGCGCGGGCCGCTCGGTGCGTCGCTCGACCCGCGCGTGGCTGCGTGCGTCTGGCATCCGATCGCCGACCTGCGGCGTCTGGCGATCTATCCCGATGCCGGCGAGCAGATCGCCGACGACCTTACGACCGGGTTCCACGGCTGCCGCTATATCGGTGCGCCGTGGCGCCCGTAG
- the ftsZ gene encoding cell division protein FtsZ, whose product MTEHPRRYVPEHMASIKVIGVGGGGCNAINRMVDAGIRGAEFYSINTDVQALKNSRTENTLQIGQNLTRGLGAGADPEIGRQAAEESKEDLAMLVEGADLVFIAAGMGGGTGTGASPIVAEMAHGAGALTVGVVTKPFGFELRKRAQIAERGIADLEQKVDTLIVIPNDRLLSIIEKRTPLTEAFRSADDVLRQGIQGITDLITQPGLINLDFADVRRVMTDAGSALMGIGKASGENRAADAAQKAISSPLLEATIDGARGVIFNIYGGPDLSMFEVNEAAELISKAVDPDAEVIFGATIEENMNSEVRVTVLATGFGSRAREKTRVVGVGEIEKVKPVNMDEIEVPAFLRYSR is encoded by the coding sequence ATGACGGAACATCCACGGCGCTACGTGCCCGAGCACATGGCGAGCATCAAGGTGATCGGCGTCGGCGGAGGAGGCTGCAACGCTATCAACCGCATGGTCGACGCCGGCATCAGGGGCGCCGAGTTCTATTCGATCAACACCGACGTCCAGGCGTTGAAGAACTCGCGCACTGAGAACACGCTGCAGATCGGACAGAACCTGACGCGTGGCCTGGGCGCGGGAGCCGATCCGGAGATCGGCCGCCAGGCCGCCGAAGAATCAAAAGAAGACCTGGCCATGCTGGTCGAGGGAGCCGATCTCGTGTTCATCGCTGCCGGCATGGGCGGCGGCACGGGCACCGGTGCATCGCCGATCGTCGCGGAGATGGCGCACGGCGCAGGCGCGCTGACCGTCGGCGTGGTCACCAAGCCGTTCGGGTTCGAGCTGCGCAAGCGCGCGCAGATCGCCGAACGCGGCATCGCCGATCTCGAGCAGAAGGTCGACACGCTCATCGTCATCCCGAACGACCGGCTGCTCTCGATCATCGAAAAGCGCACGCCGCTGACCGAAGCCTTCCGCAGCGCTGACGACGTGCTGCGCCAAGGCATCCAGGGCATCACCGATCTCATCACCCAGCCCGGCTTGATCAACCTCGACTTCGCCGACGTGCGGCGCGTCATGACCGACGCAGGCTCGGCGCTGATGGGCATCGGCAAGGCCTCCGGCGAGAATCGCGCGGCGGATGCGGCGCAAAAGGCGATCTCCAGCCCGTTGCTGGAGGCGACGATCGACGGCGCGCGCGGCGTGATCTTCAACATCTACGGCGGACCGGATCTCTCGATGTTCGAGGTCAACGAGGCGGCCGAGCTGATCAGCAAAGCCGTCGATCCCGACGCCGAAGTCATCTTCGGCGCGACGATCGAGGAGAACATGAACAGCGAGGTGCGCGTGACCGTGCTCGCGACCGGCTTCGGATCGCGTGCGCGCGAGAAGACGCGCGTCGTCGGCGTCGGCGAGATCGAAAAGGTCAAGCCCGTCAACATGGACGAGATCGAGGTCCCGGCGTTCCTACGGTACTCGCGCTAA